The Prunus persica cultivar Lovell chromosome G7, Prunus_persica_NCBIv2, whole genome shotgun sequence genome has a segment encoding these proteins:
- the LOC18770306 gene encoding superoxide dismutase [Cu-Zn] 2 produces MGSVKAVALITGDSKVRGSLHFVQDTSGPTQVKGRITGLSPGLHGFHIHALGDTSNGCNSTGPHFNPLKKDHGAPSDKERHAGDLGNVVAGPDGVAEVSLKDWQIPLSGPHSILGRAVVVHADPDDLGKGGHELSKTTGNAGARVGCGIIGLKSSV; encoded by the exons ATGGGTAGTGTGAAAGCAGTTGCTCTTATCACCGGAGATTCCAAAGTCCGAGGCTCTCTTCATTTCGTTCAGGATACCAGCg gGCCTACACAAGTAAAAGGGAGAATTACTGGGCTCTCTCCGGGCCTTCATGGTTTCCATATTCACGCTCTTGGTGATACCTCCAATGGTTGCAATTCCACTG GACCTCATTTTAATCCATTGAAGAAGGACCATGGAGCTCCTTCAGATAAGGAGCGTCACGCAGGTGATTTGGGTAACGTTGTTGCAGGCCCAGATG GAGTTGCTGAGGTTTCTCTTAAGGACTGGCAG ATTCCACTAAGCGGACCTCATTCCATTCTTGGGAGGGCAGTTGTAGTGCATGCTGATCCTGATGATCTTGGCAAAG GTGGACATGAACTCAGCAAGACTACTGGGAATGCAGGAGCAAGAGTTGGatgtg GTATCATTGGCCTTAAGTCATCTGTTTAG